One part of the Streptomyces lydicus genome encodes these proteins:
- a CDS encoding crotonase/enoyl-CoA hydratase family protein: MSVRIERAGPVTTVVLSRPEARNAVDGPTARRLADAFREFEADDTARVAVLWGEGGTFCAGADLKAIGTARGNRVAEDGDGPMGPTRLRLSKPVIAAVAGHAVAGGLELALWCDLRIAEEDAVFGVFCRRWGVPLIDGGTVRLPRLIGASRASDLVLTGRPVPAAEALDIGLANRVVPAGTARAEAELLAAEIARFPQACLRSDRASLREQEGLDEATALAGELRHGRAVLAEARQGAARFAAGAGRHGAPDPA; the protein is encoded by the coding sequence ATGTCCGTACGGATCGAGCGGGCCGGGCCGGTGACGACGGTGGTGCTGTCCCGGCCGGAGGCCCGCAACGCGGTGGACGGCCCGACCGCGCGCCGCCTCGCCGACGCCTTCCGGGAGTTCGAGGCGGACGACACGGCGCGGGTCGCGGTGCTGTGGGGCGAGGGCGGGACATTCTGCGCGGGTGCCGATCTCAAGGCGATCGGCACCGCACGCGGCAACCGTGTCGCGGAGGACGGCGACGGCCCGATGGGGCCCACCCGGCTGCGGCTGTCCAAGCCGGTGATCGCCGCGGTGGCGGGCCACGCCGTGGCGGGCGGCCTGGAACTGGCCCTCTGGTGCGACCTGCGGATCGCCGAGGAGGACGCGGTCTTCGGGGTGTTCTGCCGGCGGTGGGGCGTGCCGCTGATCGACGGCGGTACGGTGCGGCTGCCGCGGCTGATCGGCGCGAGCCGGGCGAGTGACCTGGTGCTGACGGGGCGTCCGGTGCCGGCGGCGGAGGCACTGGACATCGGGCTGGCCAACCGCGTGGTGCCGGCCGGGACGGCACGCGCCGAGGCGGAGCTGCTGGCCGCGGAGATCGCCCGCTTCCCGCAGGCGTGTCTGCGCAGCGACCGGGCCTCCCTGCGGGAGCAGGAGGGCCTGGACGAGGCGACCGCGCTGGCCGGTGAACTCCGGCACGGCCGGGCGGTGCTGGCCGAGGCGAGGCAGGGCGCGGCTCGTTTCGCCGCGGGCGCCGGGCGGCACGGCGCGCCGGACCCCGCGTAG
- a CDS encoding DUF1990 family protein, whose protein sequence is MSDLTYPEEGGTRRGPLPGGYHHLAEEMPLGHGRQVLRAAGEAITTFRMHRAAGTVIRADAPRAEPGVAVEVGLGVGPLRLRAPCRVVWAVDGEDRVGFAYGTRAGHPECGEEAFLAELRADGSVWFTVTAFSRPAVPLTRLAGPLVPVFQRLYVRRLGRTLRRLANA, encoded by the coding sequence GTGAGCGATCTGACCTACCCCGAGGAGGGCGGGACCCGGCGCGGGCCGCTGCCCGGCGGCTATCACCACCTCGCCGAGGAGATGCCGCTCGGCCACGGCCGTCAGGTGCTGCGCGCGGCGGGTGAGGCGATCACCACCTTCCGGATGCACCGGGCGGCCGGCACCGTCATCCGGGCCGACGCCCCGCGGGCCGAGCCCGGCGTCGCCGTCGAGGTGGGGCTGGGCGTCGGCCCGTTGCGGCTGCGGGCGCCCTGCCGGGTGGTGTGGGCGGTCGACGGGGAGGACCGCGTCGGCTTCGCGTACGGCACCCGCGCCGGGCACCCCGAGTGCGGGGAGGAGGCGTTCCTGGCCGAGCTGCGCGCGGACGGTTCGGTGTGGTTCACCGTGACCGCCTTCAGCCGCCCGGCCGTACCGCTCACCCGCCTCGCCGGCCCGCTGGTCCCCGTCTTCCAGCGACTGTACGTCCGCCGCCTGGGCCGCACCCTGCGCCGGCTGGCGAACGCATAG
- a CDS encoding class I SAM-dependent methyltransferase, producing the protein MERLPDVPESPARPAEPARVNDYDSFAEAYSAGTENNLVNAYYARPAMVALAGDVSGRRILDAGCGSGPLSAALRDRGAVVTGIDASAGMLALARRRLGDDAALHVGDLSDPLPFADGVFDDVVASLVLHYLEDWGPTLAELRRVLRPGGRLIASVDHPFVAYTVQDPRPDYFATTSYTFDWTINGRSVPMRFWRKPLHAMTDAFTTAGFRLSALSEPQPDPAARELFPDAFDDLATKTCFLFFVVEVPPSATGR; encoded by the coding sequence ATGGAGCGCTTACCCGACGTGCCCGAGAGTCCCGCCCGGCCCGCAGAGCCGGCCCGGGTGAATGACTACGACAGCTTCGCCGAGGCGTACTCGGCGGGAACCGAGAACAACCTCGTGAACGCGTACTACGCGCGGCCCGCGATGGTGGCCCTCGCCGGAGACGTCTCCGGCCGCCGGATCCTGGACGCCGGCTGCGGCTCGGGCCCGCTGTCCGCCGCACTGCGCGACCGCGGCGCCGTCGTCACCGGCATCGACGCCAGTGCCGGGATGCTGGCCCTGGCCCGGCGGCGGCTGGGTGACGACGCGGCCCTGCACGTGGGCGACCTGAGCGACCCGCTGCCGTTCGCTGACGGTGTGTTCGACGACGTGGTCGCGTCGCTGGTGCTGCACTACCTGGAGGACTGGGGGCCGACGCTGGCCGAGCTGCGGCGCGTGCTCAGGCCCGGTGGCCGGCTGATCGCCTCGGTGGACCACCCCTTCGTGGCCTACACGGTCCAGGACCCTCGGCCCGACTACTTCGCGACCACCAGCTACACCTTCGACTGGACGATCAACGGGCGGTCCGTCCCGATGAGGTTCTGGCGCAAGCCGCTGCACGCGATGACCGACGCCTTCACCACCGCCGGCTTCCGTCTCTCCGCCCTCAGCGAGCCGCAACCCGACCCGGCCGCCCGGGAACTGTTCCCCGACGCCTTCGACGACCTCGCGACCAAGACCTGCTTCCTGTTCTTCGTGGTCGAGGTGCCGCCGTCGGCGACGGGCCGCTGA
- a CDS encoding metallophosphoesterase, protein MCEDELIPPQADMTEQEWLRAGSAAAGTTPVPTTGRAVQWVNRRTLLGGAMAGAALAVLPSQAQSPAAAATGPGVPGAFPFPEHPNGKGEFAILVTGDAGTGDEAQYAVAAAARDVCRAEGVGLAVGLGDNIYENGPESDHDSEFQDKFEKPNNGIDVPWLMVLGNHDCSGLIPGSGGDPSRGDREVSYARTSKRWHMPGRYYSVPLPAAEPLVEFFAIDTIPWSSYVAQLDPYYRWDGPYMREQRSWLDGALRASRARWKVVLSHHPYLNNGKHGSAGSYDGFEIGNYTSGVHLKDMYEKVVCGRADLILSGHDHTLQILEPTARTGGTRQVVCGASAKTEDGKAHFTHPSAWQNFSEHGFMVLKVSGARLTIDAYTVDVATRKATLRHRVRQTGPVAAPARAHA, encoded by the coding sequence ATGTGTGAGGACGAACTGATCCCGCCGCAGGCGGACATGACCGAGCAGGAGTGGCTGCGGGCCGGCTCGGCGGCGGCCGGGACCACGCCGGTGCCCACGACGGGCAGGGCCGTGCAGTGGGTGAACCGGCGGACGCTGCTGGGCGGTGCGATGGCCGGCGCGGCGCTGGCGGTACTGCCCTCCCAGGCCCAGTCGCCCGCCGCGGCCGCGACCGGGCCGGGGGTGCCCGGGGCCTTCCCGTTCCCCGAACACCCCAATGGCAAGGGCGAGTTCGCGATCCTGGTCACCGGGGACGCGGGCACCGGCGACGAGGCGCAGTACGCGGTGGCCGCCGCCGCCCGGGACGTGTGCCGCGCCGAGGGCGTCGGGCTCGCGGTGGGCCTGGGGGACAACATCTACGAGAACGGGCCGGAGTCCGACCACGACTCGGAGTTCCAGGACAAGTTCGAGAAGCCCAACAACGGCATCGACGTGCCCTGGCTGATGGTGCTGGGCAACCACGACTGCTCGGGGCTGATACCCGGCAGCGGCGGCGACCCGTCCCGCGGCGACCGCGAGGTCTCGTACGCCAGGACCTCCAAGCGCTGGCACATGCCGGGCCGTTACTACAGCGTGCCGCTGCCGGCCGCCGAGCCGCTGGTGGAGTTCTTCGCCATCGACACGATCCCGTGGTCGTCGTACGTCGCCCAGCTCGACCCGTACTACCGCTGGGACGGGCCGTACATGCGCGAGCAGCGGAGCTGGCTGGACGGTGCGCTGCGCGCCTCGCGGGCCCGCTGGAAGGTGGTGCTGAGCCACCACCCGTACCTCAACAACGGCAAGCACGGCAGCGCCGGTTCCTACGACGGGTTCGAGATCGGGAACTACACCAGCGGGGTCCACCTGAAGGACATGTACGAGAAGGTGGTGTGCGGCCGGGCCGACCTGATCCTGTCCGGGCACGACCACACGCTGCAGATCCTGGAGCCGACGGCGCGCACCGGCGGCACCCGGCAGGTGGTGTGCGGGGCGTCCGCCAAGACGGAGGACGGCAAGGCGCACTTCACCCACCCGTCGGCCTGGCAGAACTTCTCCGAGCACGGGTTCATGGTGCTGAAGGTCTCCGGCGCGCGGCTGACCATCGACGCGTACACCGTCGACGTGGCGACCCGCAAGGCCACGCTGCGGCACCGGGTGCGGCAGACCGGCCCGGTGGCGGCGCCCGCGCGGGCCCACGCGTAG
- a CDS encoding NADP-dependent succinic semialdehyde dehydrogenase — translation MAIATVNPATGETLKTFDALNAGEIEDHLVRAEQAFEEHRLTSFARRRELMLKAADLLEADQDGIARLMTTEMGKPVTQARAEAAKCAKTMRWYADRAEELLADEYPDPADVRDAGAVRAVVRYRPMGTVLAVMPWNFPLWQVVRFAAPALMAGNTGLLKHASNVPQTALYIEELFRRAGFPEGCFQTLLIGSGAVEDILRDPRVVAATLTGSEPAGRAVASVAGDEIKKTVLELGGSDPFVVLPSADLDKAAQVAVTARVQNNGQSCIAAKRFIVHGDVYDAFTERFTARMAALTVGDPMAETTDVGPLSSEQGRSDLEELVDDAVHQGATALCGGRRPPEHRAGWFYEPTVLADITPGMRIHHEEAFGPVATLYRVADVDEAVRVANDTPFGLSSNAWTRDPDEQVRLARDLEAGGVFFNGMTASHPGLPFGGAKRSGYGRELSGHGIREFCNMTTLWYGPEG, via the coding sequence ATGGCCATCGCCACGGTCAACCCGGCGACCGGCGAGACCCTCAAGACCTTCGACGCGCTCAACGCGGGCGAGATCGAAGACCACCTGGTCAGGGCGGAGCAGGCATTCGAGGAACACCGGCTGACGTCCTTCGCCCGGCGCCGGGAGCTGATGCTCAAGGCGGCCGACCTGCTGGAGGCCGACCAGGACGGCATCGCCCGCCTGATGACCACCGAGATGGGCAAACCGGTGACCCAGGCCCGCGCGGAGGCCGCCAAGTGCGCCAAGACCATGCGCTGGTACGCCGACCGGGCCGAGGAGCTGCTCGCCGACGAGTACCCCGACCCGGCCGACGTCCGTGACGCGGGTGCCGTGCGCGCCGTGGTCCGCTACCGCCCCATGGGCACCGTCCTCGCGGTGATGCCGTGGAACTTCCCGCTCTGGCAGGTCGTACGGTTCGCCGCGCCGGCGCTGATGGCGGGCAACACCGGACTGCTCAAGCACGCCTCGAACGTCCCGCAGACCGCGCTCTACATCGAGGAGCTGTTCCGCCGGGCCGGCTTCCCCGAGGGCTGTTTCCAGACCCTGCTGATCGGCTCCGGCGCGGTCGAGGACATCCTGCGCGACCCCAGGGTGGTCGCCGCGACGCTCACCGGCAGCGAGCCCGCCGGCCGCGCGGTGGCCTCCGTCGCCGGGGACGAGATCAAGAAGACCGTTCTCGAACTGGGCGGCAGCGACCCGTTCGTCGTGCTGCCCTCCGCCGACCTGGACAAGGCGGCCCAGGTGGCCGTCACCGCGCGCGTCCAGAACAACGGCCAGTCCTGCATCGCGGCCAAGCGGTTCATCGTGCACGGAGACGTCTACGACGCCTTCACCGAGCGGTTCACCGCGCGGATGGCCGCGCTGACGGTGGGCGACCCGATGGCGGAGACCACCGACGTGGGGCCGCTCTCCAGCGAGCAGGGCCGCTCCGACCTGGAGGAGCTGGTCGACGACGCGGTCCACCAGGGCGCGACCGCGCTGTGCGGCGGGCGGCGGCCGCCCGAGCACCGGGCCGGCTGGTTCTACGAGCCGACGGTCCTCGCCGACATCACCCCCGGCATGCGCATCCACCACGAGGAGGCGTTCGGCCCGGTCGCCACGCTCTACCGCGTCGCCGACGTCGACGAGGCGGTGCGGGTCGCCAACGACACCCCGTTCGGCCTCAGTTCCAACGCCTGGACCCGCGACCCGGACGAACAGGTGCGGCTGGCACGGGACCTGGAGGCCGGCGGCGTCTTCTTCAACGGCATGACCGCGTCCCACCCCGGGCTGCCCTTCGGCGGGGCCAAACGCTCCGGCTACGGGCGGGAGTTGTCGGGGCACGGCATCCGCGAGTTCTGCAACATGACGACCCTCTGGTACGGCCCGGAGGGCTGA
- a CDS encoding L,D-transpeptidase family protein produces the protein MPMTRTGRTSPRRAPERSGKPPHRTPAEPRRAPRGRSARRAAATALCAALLLAAPAPSAAAGPTVPLPHRMADTGGGDQLITAEAPTADATVGTVVWWQRRNGHWRRAGSAPARFGSAGLTEGTTRVQGTSTTPTGLYGLPFAFGTEPAPPGTTTPYRRVGPDAWWCEDNASASYNRWVDPRPADCAAAESERLADHPVQYGRALVTDFNYDRPVHGRGAGIFLHVNGKGATAGCVSVPAGAMARILSWLRPAAHPHLAIGTAYGPTALTRY, from the coding sequence ATGCCCATGACGCGCACCGGCAGGACGTCCCCTCGGCGGGCCCCGGAGCGGAGCGGGAAACCCCCGCACCGGACGCCTGCGGAGCCGCGCCGCGCGCCGCGGGGCCGGAGCGCCCGGCGCGCGGCGGCTACCGCCCTCTGCGCCGCGCTGCTGCTGGCCGCCCCGGCCCCGTCCGCCGCGGCCGGTCCCACCGTCCCGCTCCCCCATCGCATGGCCGACACCGGCGGCGGGGACCAGCTGATCACCGCCGAGGCGCCCACGGCGGACGCCACCGTCGGGACGGTGGTGTGGTGGCAGCGCCGCAACGGCCACTGGCGGCGGGCCGGTTCGGCGCCGGCCCGCTTCGGCTCGGCCGGGCTCACCGAGGGCACCACCCGGGTGCAGGGCACCTCGACCACGCCCACCGGCTTGTACGGCCTGCCGTTCGCCTTCGGCACCGAGCCCGCACCGCCCGGCACCACCACGCCGTACCGCCGGGTCGGCCCGGACGCGTGGTGGTGCGAGGACAACGCCTCCGCGTCGTACAACCGCTGGGTGGACCCGCGGCCCGCGGACTGCGCGGCCGCCGAGTCCGAGCGGCTCGCGGACCACCCGGTGCAGTACGGCCGGGCACTGGTCACCGACTTCAACTACGACCGTCCCGTGCACGGCCGGGGCGCCGGGATCTTCCTCCACGTCAACGGCAAGGGCGCCACGGCCGGCTGTGTGTCCGTGCCGGCCGGGGCGATGGCGCGGATCCTGTCCTGGCTGCGCCCGGCCGCGCACCCGCACCTCGCCATCGGCACGGCGTACGGACCGACCGCGCTCACCCGCTACTGA
- a CDS encoding dipeptide ABC transporter ATP-binding protein — protein sequence MTDPLLRVEDLHVEIAGRGGTVRALDGVDLALAPGEALGVVGESGCGKTMTALSVLGLLPPGGRVTGGRILFDGTDLAAAPERRLRGIRGNTVGMVFQDPLTSLNPTLTLGAQVAEPLLLHRKVSRAEARAKAEEMLRLVGLPRPAERLGHYPHQLSGGMRQRVAIAMALICEPRLLIADEPTTALDVTTQHQILELLDELRTRLGMALILVTHDLGVIARRVDRVAVMYAGRIAERAPVRPLFAAPRHRYTQALFAALPDAAEAGRPLATVPGLPPVLTSRPTGCRFAPRCGFATDLCRAAEPELADGPDGTAPTDTAHAVACFHPADPADGDPAAALLPPPPAGEAREPGAAAAPAGTVAGPGEPLLRLAGLSKTYPLHASPFARRGPGARGGEISAVAGVSLTVRRGETFGVVGESGCGKSTLGRMVVGLEPPTGGSVHFAGRDLATLTKRELRAHRRQVQLMFQDSSAAMDPRMRVGAVLREPLVIQGIGDRAEQRRRIAGLLDDVGLPRGAVDRYPHEFSGGQRQRLGLARALALSPALVVADEPVSALDVSVQAQILNLMRALQREKGIGYLFISHDLAVVRHLADSVGVMYLGKLVETGPAAQVFARPLHPYTRGLLDSAGAPDPDAPRPGSPLGGETPSAAAPPSGCRFRTRCPRAAGLCATTEPPPAEPETPGHRVACHFPLTSAAGGGLSSG from the coding sequence ATGACCGACCCGCTGCTGCGCGTCGAGGACCTGCACGTCGAGATCGCCGGCCGCGGCGGCACCGTCCGCGCCCTCGACGGCGTCGACCTCGCGCTGGCCCCCGGCGAGGCGCTGGGCGTCGTCGGCGAATCCGGCTGCGGCAAGACCATGACCGCGCTGTCCGTCCTCGGCCTGCTGCCGCCCGGCGGCAGGGTCACCGGCGGCCGGATCCTGTTCGACGGTACCGACCTCGCCGCCGCCCCCGAGCGCCGGCTGCGGGGCATCCGCGGCAACACCGTCGGCATGGTCTTCCAGGACCCGCTGACCTCGCTCAACCCCACCCTCACGCTCGGCGCCCAGGTCGCCGAACCCCTGCTGCTGCACCGGAAGGTGAGCCGTGCCGAGGCGCGGGCCAAGGCCGAGGAGATGCTGCGGCTGGTCGGCCTGCCCCGCCCCGCCGAGCGGCTCGGGCACTATCCGCACCAGCTCAGCGGCGGGATGCGGCAGCGCGTCGCGATCGCCATGGCGCTGATCTGCGAACCCCGGCTGCTGATCGCCGACGAGCCGACCACCGCTCTCGACGTCACCACCCAGCACCAGATCCTGGAACTCCTCGACGAGCTGCGCACCCGGCTCGGCATGGCGCTGATCCTGGTCACCCACGACCTCGGCGTGATCGCCCGCCGGGTCGACCGGGTCGCGGTGATGTACGCCGGCCGGATCGCCGAACGCGCCCCCGTACGGCCGCTGTTCGCCGCGCCGCGGCACCGCTACACCCAGGCGCTGTTCGCCGCGCTCCCCGACGCCGCCGAAGCCGGCCGGCCGCTCGCCACCGTCCCCGGCCTGCCGCCGGTTCTGACGAGCCGCCCCACCGGGTGCCGCTTCGCGCCCCGCTGCGGCTTCGCCACCGACCTCTGCCGCGCCGCCGAGCCGGAGCTGGCCGACGGCCCGGACGGCACCGCGCCCACCGACACCGCGCACGCCGTGGCCTGCTTCCACCCGGCGGACCCCGCCGACGGCGACCCGGCCGCCGCGCTCCTGCCGCCGCCTCCGGCCGGGGAGGCGAGGGAGCCCGGCGCGGCCGCCGCACCGGCCGGGACCGTGGCCGGCCCCGGCGAACCCCTGCTGCGGCTCGCCGGCCTCAGCAAGACCTACCCCCTGCACGCCAGCCCCTTCGCCCGCCGCGGGCCGGGCGCCCGGGGCGGGGAGATCAGCGCGGTGGCCGGGGTCTCGCTCACCGTCCGGCGCGGCGAAACCTTCGGCGTCGTGGGGGAGTCCGGCTGCGGCAAGTCCACCCTCGGCCGGATGGTGGTCGGCCTGGAACCGCCCACCGGCGGCAGCGTCCACTTCGCCGGCCGCGACCTCGCCACCCTGACCAAGCGGGAACTGCGGGCCCACCGGCGCCAGGTCCAGCTGATGTTCCAGGACTCCTCCGCGGCCATGGACCCCCGGATGCGGGTGGGCGCGGTGCTGCGCGAACCCCTGGTCATCCAGGGCATCGGCGACCGTGCCGAGCAGCGGCGACGGATCGCCGGGCTGCTGGACGACGTCGGACTGCCGCGCGGTGCGGTGGACCGCTATCCGCACGAGTTCTCCGGCGGCCAGCGGCAGCGCCTCGGCCTGGCCCGCGCGCTGGCCCTGTCGCCCGCGCTGGTCGTCGCCGACGAACCGGTCTCCGCGCTCGATGTCTCCGTCCAGGCGCAGATCCTCAACCTGATGCGCGCGCTGCAGCGCGAGAAGGGGATCGGCTACCTCTTCATCTCGCACGACCTGGCGGTGGTACGGCACCTCGCGGACTCGGTCGGGGTGATGTACCTCGGCAAGCTCGTCGAGACCGGCCCCGCCGCGCAGGTCTTCGCCCGCCCGCTGCACCCGTACACCCGCGGGCTGCTGGACAGCGCCGGCGCGCCCGACCCCGACGCGCCCCGGCCCGGCTCCCCGCTCGGCGGCGAGACGCCGTCCGCGGCCGCCCCGCCCTCCGGCTGCCGCTTCCGCACCCGCTGCCCGCGCGCGGCCGGACTCTGCGCGACCACGGAGCCCCCGCCCGCCGAGCCGGAGACCCCCGGCCACCGGGTGGCGTGCCACTTCCCGCTCACGTCGGCGGCCGGCGGGGGCCTCAGTAGCGGGTGA
- a CDS encoding ABC transporter permease — protein sequence MTTPALDAVGAGRPDAAPAIPGPARRALAVLTRNKLALAGALVLLALFAFCFLGPLLHPTDQIHTDLAQAGRAPGAGHPLGTTDLGYDQLGRLMYGGRTSLEVGLAAGLLATLLGTVYGAVAGYFGGWVDAVLMRITDAALAVPALFLLVVVATLITPSKPVLILIIASVAWLSPARLIRGEALALRSRDYLHAMRLMGGGGGRAVFRHIVPNAVGTVIVNATFQVADAILYVAYLSFLGLSVPPPAADWGSLLSAGLTYTQVGHWWLIFPPGLAIVLVVAAFNCLGDGLRDAFDVRPAKG from the coding sequence GTGACGACCCCAGCCCTCGACGCGGTGGGCGCCGGCCGGCCGGACGCCGCCCCGGCGATCCCCGGCCCGGCCCGCCGCGCCCTCGCCGTCCTCACCCGCAACAAGCTCGCCCTCGCCGGCGCGCTGGTGCTGCTCGCCCTGTTCGCCTTCTGCTTCCTCGGCCCGCTGCTCCATCCCACCGACCAGATCCACACCGACCTCGCCCAGGCCGGCCGCGCCCCCGGCGCCGGCCACCCGCTGGGCACCACCGACCTCGGCTACGACCAGCTCGGACGGCTGATGTACGGCGGCCGCACCTCCCTCGAAGTCGGCCTGGCCGCCGGGCTGCTGGCGACCCTGCTCGGCACGGTGTACGGAGCGGTCGCGGGGTACTTCGGCGGCTGGGTGGACGCCGTGCTGATGCGGATCACCGACGCGGCGCTCGCCGTCCCCGCGCTCTTCCTGCTCGTCGTGGTCGCCACCCTCATCACTCCGAGCAAACCCGTCCTCATCCTGATCATCGCCTCCGTCGCCTGGCTCTCACCGGCCCGCCTGATCCGCGGGGAGGCGCTGGCACTGCGCAGCCGCGACTACCTCCACGCGATGCGGCTGATGGGCGGCGGCGGGGGCCGCGCCGTCTTCCGGCACATCGTCCCGAACGCCGTCGGCACCGTCATCGTCAATGCCACGTTCCAGGTGGCCGACGCGATCCTCTACGTCGCCTACCTCTCCTTCCTGGGCCTGTCCGTCCCGCCGCCGGCCGCCGACTGGGGCTCGCTGCTCTCCGCCGGCCTCACCTATACCCAGGTCGGCCACTGGTGGCTGATCTTCCCGCCGGGCCTGGCGATCGTGCTGGTGGTCGCCGCCTTCAACTGCCTCGGGGACGGCCTGCGGGACGCCTTCGACGTACGGCCGGCGAAGGGCTGA
- a CDS encoding ABC transporter permease translates to MIRFLVKRLTQAMVVLLLVSVLVFVLLHLLPGGPARAILGVQATPDAVAHFNHQQGYDRSLPEQYVAYLGRLLTGDLGESYKLNQSVASLLAERLPKTALLAGLALALAAVVAVPLGVLQAVRRGRAADYLLTGVAFLAYATPVFFLGLVLILVFGQQLQLLPAEAPQADTVGGILAQAPALVLPVVTAALGIVAALSRYMRSAVLDNLAEDYVRTARAKGQSNARIMARHVLRNALIPLATLLGLYLPTLFSGTLVVESMFNYPGMGLLFWNAAQSSDFPVLLGVTLVVGVATVLGSLLADLAYALLDPRIRSVT, encoded by the coding sequence GTGATCCGCTTCCTGGTCAAGCGCCTCACACAGGCGATGGTCGTGCTGCTGCTGGTCTCCGTCCTCGTCTTCGTCCTGCTGCACCTGCTCCCCGGCGGCCCGGCCCGCGCCATCCTCGGCGTCCAGGCCACTCCGGACGCTGTCGCGCACTTCAACCACCAGCAGGGCTACGACCGTTCGCTGCCCGAGCAGTACGTGGCGTACCTCGGCCGGCTGCTGACCGGTGACCTCGGCGAGTCGTACAAGCTCAACCAGAGCGTCGCCTCGCTGCTGGCCGAGCGGCTGCCGAAGACCGCGCTGCTGGCCGGGCTGGCCCTGGCCCTCGCCGCGGTGGTCGCCGTACCGCTCGGCGTCCTGCAGGCCGTACGGCGGGGCAGGGCCGCCGACTACCTGCTGACCGGCGTGGCGTTCCTCGCCTACGCCACCCCGGTCTTCTTCCTCGGCCTGGTCCTCATCCTGGTCTTCGGCCAGCAGCTCCAGCTGCTGCCGGCCGAGGCGCCGCAGGCCGACACCGTGGGCGGCATCCTCGCCCAGGCCCCCGCGCTCGTCCTGCCGGTCGTGACCGCCGCGCTCGGCATCGTCGCCGCCCTCAGCCGCTACATGCGTTCCGCCGTCCTCGACAACCTCGCCGAGGACTACGTCCGCACCGCCCGCGCCAAGGGCCAGTCGAACGCCCGGATCATGGCCCGGCACGTGCTGCGCAACGCCCTCATCCCGCTGGCCACGCTGCTCGGCCTCTACCTCCCCACCCTCTTCAGCGGCACCCTCGTCGTCGAGTCGATGTTCAACTACCCGGGCATGGGGCTGCTGTTCTGGAACGCGGCCCAGAGCTCGGACTTCCCCGTGCTGCTCGGCGTCACCCTCGTCGTCGGCGTCGCCACCGTCCTCGGGTCCCTGCTCGCCGACCTCGCCTATGCCCTCCTCGACCCGCGCATCAGGAGCGTGACGTGA